Genomic DNA from Oligoflexus sp.:
AGATCACCGTCTCCCAGCCGACTCAGGTGACAAGTCAGGACGAGCTCGATGACCTTCTTGAAATGCATCGGCATTGGATCAAGCAGGTGCTGGAACCCGGACTGGACCTTGGACCTGGACGCGCGAACCTGAAAGGTTCCGACCTCAGAGCCTTCAATCTGGAAGGGGCAGATCTGCGCGCGGCTCGTTTGGAGCATTGCAATCTGAGCGGCGTCTCGCTCATGGGCGCGAATCTCGCTGGAGCCAATCTTGCCGGAGCCAATCTGGAAGGCGCTTCCTTGGAACGGGCCCGATTGCGTCGCGCAAACCTTACCGGCGCGAACTTAAAAGGCGCCAATCTCAGTAAGGCCGACGTGCGTCATATTCAATGGAAAGGCGTAACGATCGACGGGGCCGATTTCACCGATGCTCTCGGCGCTCCGGAAATCCCTTCAGGCGGCACTATCGAGGCTTGATACGCTGCCACGTAATTACGGATTACGAAACAATATCCGCAGCTTGGCCTGCGGATTTTTTTTGCAGTTCGGCCTGCCAGTCAAGTGTTCTTAACTCAAAATCGATAGCTGTGAGGACCCGGAATTCCCCCCGGGCGCTATGAACGCTTTGTTTCGCTCGTCGGCGTTCTGCTCAATTCGTGGGCAACAAGAAATGCGACGCTTGAGATCGCGATCCGGACGTCAATCCGAGGCTGGAGCATCCATTTGAAATCGGATTTCAAACACGAGCGTGGTCTGCTCGACTTTTTGCGCATTCGTGCGCGCTGCTGTTGGAATTTGATATCGAACCGGGCGCCCTGGGCAACATCTTCAATTCCACGGCACGCCGAGCCTTCTGCAGGGAAACAGACCCTGCAGAATTCTGGAGTCAATCGTTTTATGCATGATATCGACATCGCGCAGTATTTTTCCTTTCGCCGTTCCTATTCTCTTTATACAATATCGGGAACGGATGGACTTGAATTCAGCTACGGAACGGACATCGAGTTCAGCCACTCGCCGTTCACGAGCCATGGGGCGATGCGCTCTCAAAGTCCTTCGGTGAGCAAAGTCAATGAGTTCCCGCTGATTGGTGGATTCGGAATGCAACTGAAAAGGGAGTGAGTCGTATGTCGGATAGTGCAGCGAAAATTCGCGACAAGCGGGTCAAGCCTCGTTTTAAAATTCAGGTGCACGCACGGATCAAAGCCCAGCTGATCGGCAGTTCGAGCAAATTTCCCTTCGTCACGGAAAACATCTCGGAGTCGGGCCTGCTCGTCAACCACGAGCCCATGTCACGTCATGCTTTCAATAAGCACTCGATCCTGGAAGTATGGGTCAGCAATGATGCAGGCGAGGAAATTTACTTCTTCGCCAAGTATGTGCGAAAAGCCAGCGAATCATCCTTTGCGATCAAGATCATTGATATAGATGGCGCGAATTCCAAAAAATACCAGGACTTCATCGATGCGCATCGCAGTGAAGCGATTTCCGATGATAGCCCTGAGGACGACAAGAACTAGCTCACGCGCTCAAAGCCACCCGCTCTCCATGAAATTGGATCCAATCCCGCTGCGGCAGGCGAAGTCGCAGGCGGAAGGCCACAAAGTTCTGCGCGGCCTCGCCCAGGATCACCGAAATATCTCCGCCTTCTTTTCGGAGCGTATCACGAACAGCGGAAAGCCCAAGACCACGGCCGGATATGGACGACACCGCATCGCGGGTCGACAGCTCGGGCACGAAAATCAGCTCCGCCACGTTCTGAGCGGAGGCCGTCGCAGCCAGGAGCCCAAGCTTCTGGCCTTTGGCTCGAAGAGCTTGCAAATCGAGGCCGGCACCGTCGTCTGAAAAATCCAGATAGCATTGCCCGTCCTCGATGAAGGCATGAGCCTGAAGGCTTCCTTTGGGGTTCTTGCCCTTCCGAGTGCGCGTATCAGCCGTTTCCAGGCCGTGGTCCAGACTATTCCGCACGAGATGGCTCAAAGCCCCGGTGAGCGCATCATGTCCATACTGCGTGAGCCCGATGCCGCTGGCGTCGATCGTGATGTGCGGACTGGGTTTTCCCAGTTCAGTCGCGAGGCGGTGCACCGCTTTCAGACTTTGCGCCAGAACTTCGTCCAGCGGAAGGAAGACCGCCCTTTCCAGAGTTTTCAGCTGCTTTGTCGTGCCTTGGGTCAGATCCTGAACCAGCCCATGGATAGCTTCAATGGGCAGCTCGACGGCCTCGTTCACTCCCAGGCGCCGCCCCAGTTTTTCGACGGCGATGCTGCGATATCGTGCGATCAAAGCCTCCAGTTGCGTCAGCTGCTCCTTGAGTTCAGGAAGTCTTTGCTGCTGGGATCTATCCTCCAGCTTATGACAAAGGTCAGCCACCTCATCAAGGTCGAGGGATCGGGCTGTGCCCTTCAGCGTATGGAGGTTCAATTTCAGGATGTGCAGCTCATCGCAGTCGTGAAGCAAGTGCGTCGCCTGGCGCAGGAAGCTATGAAAGCGGGCCGGCGGAACATCCAGGATTTTCTTGATGATCGCGAGGTCCCGCCTTTGCGCTTCGGCCTCGGATTCCAGCGCCAGAAGCCGCGTGCTATCGTGAACGGTCACCAGGATTTTCTCGACCCGTTGATCGTCCTGACAAACCGGGTTCCACGAAAGGCTATAGACCCGCTTCTCTCCTTCCCATTCGGTCACCATCTGCTCGATGAAGACCTGCCGATTCAATTCAAAATTCA
This window encodes:
- a CDS encoding pentapeptide repeat-containing protein produces the protein MQDTLPEHPSELWEKNPVVAAAMLGALRENPQTRDLQEQQRIMLVERALRDQCRGDHAWLSKWVPRLQAGENILLDSQAPAAATTSAAPDPSGKSGDKKAEKGPPEITVSQPTQVTSQDELDDLLEMHRHWIKQVLEPGLDLGPGRANLKGSDLRAFNLEGADLRAARLEHCNLSGVSLMGANLAGANLAGANLEGASLERARLRRANLTGANLKGANLSKADVRHIQWKGVTIDGADFTDALGAPEIPSGGTIEA
- a CDS encoding PilZ domain-containing protein; the encoded protein is MSDSAAKIRDKRVKPRFKIQVHARIKAQLIGSSSKFPFVTENISESGLLVNHEPMSRHAFNKHSILEVWVSNDAGEEIYFFAKYVRKASESSFAIKIIDIDGANSKKYQDFIDAHRSEAISDDSPEDDKN